The genomic interval CGCTGCGCCCGTGGATGCCGAAGGCCTCCCGGTCGCCCCGCACGAGCCGTACGTTGCCCTCGGCCGTCACCCGGCCGAGCGCCTTGCCGCGCTCGGACTGGAGGACCAGACCGGTGTGCACGGGCAGTTCGGCGGCCTCGGGGACGTACAGCGTCTCCTCGCTGAACAGCAGGTCGATCTGCTCCCCGGCGAGGGACAGTTCGCTCATGCCGGTCCAGCCGGAGTCCGTGATGGCGAGCTCCGCGCGGTACTCCTCGGCGAGGAGGCCCACGGAGGAGGCCTTGATCCGGAGCGGCAGGTCCTTGGAGACGACCGTGACGTCGTACCCCTCGGCCTGGAGGTTGCGTGCGACCGCGAGGATCCGTGAGTCGTTGTCCCCCAACCGGTAGCCGGCGGGCAGGACGCCGGGATCGGAGTGGTTGAGCTCGACACGGAGCGTCCCGCCCAGATCCCCGAGCGGGATCGGGGCGTCCAGCCGGCCGTACCGGACCCGGAAATCGTCCAGCAGGCGCAGGGCCTGCCGGGCGAAGTATCCGAGCTCGGGGTGGTGCCGTTTGGCCTCCAGTTCCGTGACCACCACGATCGGGAGCACGACTTCGTGCTCGTCGAAGCGGGCCATGGCACCGGGATCGGCCAGCAGGACGCTGGTGTCGAGAACGTATGTGCGCCGGTCGGGCATGCGGCGCTTGCTGCTGGTCACCACGGAAGGACGTACCCCCTCGGACGAGGTCGGGGAGTGCGACAGACGGTCGCGGAGCTTCCCGAAGGGAGAGGACGGACCGGGATCGGGCCCCTGTGCGCGGGCCGGACCACGGCCACCGCGTCGGCCGCAGACTGTCTACGGTCCTTCGTGTGCAAAGGGCCTCCCGGGCGAGCGGTCTTGGCACCGCTCACTTGGCTGCGACATCCGCCTGGTTGATGACCGGATGTCGACCTGACAGGGGTATTCCCTCTTCCGCGCGAAGCCATGCCGCCGCATATGACACGGTGTGGAGAAGTCCCGGTGGACGCGGGGTGACCCCCTCACATACGCGATGGCTCCCCTATATAGGGGAGCCATCGGGGACGCGGGGCAGGAGGCGTGTTCCAGGAAGCCTCAGGCCCCGTAGCGGCGGTGGCGTGCGGCGTAGTCGCGCAGCGCCCGGAGGAAGTCGACCTTGCGGAAGGCCGGCCAGAACACCTCGCAGAAGTAGTACTCCGAGTGGGCGCTCTGCCAGAGCATGAAGCCCGAGAGCCGCTGCTCGCCGCTCGTCCGGATCACCAGGTCGGGGTCGGGCTGGCCCCGGGTGTAGAGGTGCTCGGAGATCAGGTCGGTGGAGACGACCTCGGCCAGCTCCTCGAAGGTCGTGCCCTTCTCCGAGTGCTCCAGGAGCAGGGAGCGCACCGCGTCCGCGATCTCCTGGCGGCCGCCATAGCCGACCGCGACATTGACGATTATTCCGTCGATGTCGGACGTCGCCTCCTGTGCCTCCTTGAGCACCGACTGTGTCTCCGGCGGAAGCAGGTCGAGCGTGCCGACGTGGTGGACGCGCCAGCGCCCGTCCGCGGCGAGGTTGCGCACGGTGTTCTCGATGATGCCGAGCAGCGGCTTCAGCTCGTGCTCGGGGCGGTCGAAGTTGTCCGTGGACAGCATCCAGAGGGTGACGACCTCGACATCGGTCTCGCTGCACCAGCCGAGCAGCTCGGAGATCTTGTCCGCACCGGCCTGGTGGCCCTGCACGGCCGAGCCGCCGGACGCCTTGGCCCAGCGACGGTTGCCGTCGAGGATGACCCCGATGTGCTTCGGCACCTGGTCGTGGTCCAGGCGGCCTCCCACCCGGCGTGCGTAGAGCCTGTACACCAGGTCGCGGAAGTTCACTGCGTTCACCCTCTCGGTTCCGTACGGGCCAGGGGCCCGCCCTCCCCGTCGCCGGGGGTCCGGGGGCCGTCCCCCGCAGGGGATCGCCGCGCGGTCTGCGCCGCCCGCGCGATCCCTCGGCGGTCCGCGCCCCTACCACTGGCACGGCCGCGCGGGCCTTCGCCGCGCCGCACATCGGCATTCCCCGAAGCCGCCACATTACTGCGATCGGGTCACGAGGGCCCAACCCGGTCTGTCACAACTCCGTGATAAGGAATGAAACGTGACTGATTACCTCTCCCCCGACCTCTCCTACCGCGCCGCCGGTTCGCGCTACGACTCCATGGAGTACCGCCGGACCGGGCGCAGCGGCCTCAAGCTGCCCGCCCTCTCGCTGGGCCTGTGGCACAACTTCGGCGACGACCGGGCCCTGGACTCCCAACGGGCGATCCTGCGCCGCGCCTTCGATCTCGGGGTCACCCACTTCGATCTGGCCAACAACTACGGCCCGCCGCCCGGCTCGGCCGAGCTGAACTTCGGCAAGCTCTTCGCCCAGGACTTCACCCCGTACCGTGACGAACTGGTCATTTCCACCAAGGCCGGTTATCTGATGCACTCCGGCCCGTACGGCGAGTGGGGCTCCCGGAAGTATCTGCTGTCCTCGCTCGACGCCTCCCTGAAGCGGATGGGCCTCGATTACGTCGACGTCTTCTACTCGCACCGCTTCGACCCGCACACCCCGCTCGAGGAGACGATGGGCGCCCTGGCGTCCGCCGTTCAGCAGGGCAAGGCCCTGTACGTGGGCGTCTCCTCGTACAACGCGGAGCAGACCGCCGAGGCGGCCGGCCTGCTCAAGGAGATGGGCGTGCCGGCGCTGATCCACCAGCCGTCCTACTCCATGATCAACCGCTGGATCGAGGACGACGGGCTGCTCGACACCCTGGAGGCGGCCGGGATGGGCTGCATCTCCTTCGTGCCGCTCGCACAGGGCCTGCTCACGAACAAGTACCTGAAGGGCATTCCGGAGGGCTCGCGCGCCACCCAGGGCAAGTCGCTCGACCCGGGCCTGCTCTCCGACGAGGTGGTCCGCCGCCTGAACGGGCTCAACGACATCGCGCGGGGCCGCGGCCAGTCGCTCGCCCAGCTCGCCATCGCGTGGGTGCTGCGCGACAGCCGGATGACCTCGGCGCTGATCGGCGCGTCGAGCGTGCAACAGCTGGAGGAGAACGTGGCCGCCCTCGCGGGCCCGGCGCTGACCGCCGACGAGCTGAAGGAGATCGACGCCTTCGCCGTGGACACGGCGGGCACGAACATCTGGGCCGGTCGCAGCTGACGTCGGCGCGTAAAGACGGGCCGGTCCGCCCGTAAAAAAACGGGCCGGTCCGTGGGGGGGATACGGACCGGCCCGAGGGGGGGCTTCCACCATAACCCTTCGTAAGTACTGTCGCGTGCCGCGCCACTCCACCATTACTCTCCGGATTCACCGGACTGCGCTCGGGCAGGGCTGCGGACGTCGGTCGAGCCCCTGGAGCCGCCCGATATCGGCGCCGGTGTCGGCCCGGTATCGGCCCCGGTTATCGGCCCCGATATCGGCCCCGGTATCGAGGGGTCGCGGTACGGCATCGACTTGACGCCGCCGAAGTCGTAAAAGACGG from Streptomyces sp. CA-278952 carries:
- a CDS encoding PhoH family protein; translated protein: MVTSSKRRMPDRRTYVLDTSVLLADPGAMARFDEHEVVLPIVVVTELEAKRHHPELGYFARQALRLLDDFRVRYGRLDAPIPLGDLGGTLRVELNHSDPGVLPAGYRLGDNDSRILAVARNLQAEGYDVTVVSKDLPLRIKASSVGLLAEEYRAELAITDSGWTGMSELSLAGEQIDLLFSEETLYVPEAAELPVHTGLVLQSERGKALGRVTAEGNVRLVRGDREAFGIHGRSAEQRIALDLLLDADVGIVSLGGRAGTGKSALALCAGLEAVLERQQHKKVMVFRPLYAVGGQELGYLPGSEAEKMSPWAQAVFDTLSAVAGREVIEEVLGRGMLEVLPLTHIRGRSLHDAFVIVDEAQSLERNVLLTVLSRIGANSRVVLTHDVAQRDNLRVGRYDGVVAVVEKLKGHPLFAHVTLTRSERSRIAALVTEMLEEGHI
- a CDS encoding isoprenyl transferase — encoded protein: MNFRDLVYRLYARRVGGRLDHDQVPKHIGVILDGNRRWAKASGGSAVQGHQAGADKISELLGWCSETDVEVVTLWMLSTDNFDRPEHELKPLLGIIENTVRNLAADGRWRVHHVGTLDLLPPETQSVLKEAQEATSDIDGIIVNVAVGYGGRQEIADAVRSLLLEHSEKGTTFEELAEVVSTDLISEHLYTRGQPDPDLVIRTSGEQRLSGFMLWQSAHSEYYFCEVFWPAFRKVDFLRALRDYAARHRRYGA
- the mgrA gene encoding L-glyceraldehyde 3-phosphate reductase; translation: MTDYLSPDLSYRAAGSRYDSMEYRRTGRSGLKLPALSLGLWHNFGDDRALDSQRAILRRAFDLGVTHFDLANNYGPPPGSAELNFGKLFAQDFTPYRDELVISTKAGYLMHSGPYGEWGSRKYLLSSLDASLKRMGLDYVDVFYSHRFDPHTPLEETMGALASAVQQGKALYVGVSSYNAEQTAEAAGLLKEMGVPALIHQPSYSMINRWIEDDGLLDTLEAAGMGCISFVPLAQGLLTNKYLKGIPEGSRATQGKSLDPGLLSDEVVRRLNGLNDIARGRGQSLAQLAIAWVLRDSRMTSALIGASSVQQLEENVAALAGPALTADELKEIDAFAVDTAGTNIWAGRS